The Halostagnicola larsenii XH-48 region GGAGAGCCCACCGAGGGTCACGACCCCCGCGACGACATCGCCTTCTTAGAGGAAGAACTCGACCAGTGGTATCTGGGCGTCTTGGAGAAGGGCATCGAGCGCTACGCTTCGGGCTACACGACCGAAGACGACGCCATCGAGGAGGAACTCGCCGAGCAGATGAGCGCGTTCAAGACCAGCGAAGACGAGATCAAGCGCCTCATTCGGCGGGTCGATGTCGGCTTCGAGCCCGAGGAGTGGGACGACGATGATAAACTCGAGTTGGCCCGCGAGATCCGCCAGGAGACCAAGCCGATGGTGATCGCGGCGAACAAGATGGACACGCCCGAAGCACAGGACAACTACGAGGAGGTCACGACCGATCCGGAGTACGAACACCTGACCATCGTCCCCTGCAGCGCCCACGCCGAGAAGGCGCTCAAATCCGCCGACAAAGCGGACGTCGTCGACTACCGACCGGGCGACGACGACTTCGAGATCACGGGCGACGTGTCCGGATCGCAGGAGGAAGGCTTAGAGCAGATCCGGGACTTCCTCTCCGAGTACGGCGCAACGGGCGTCCAGGCCGCCCTCGAGACGGCGCTGTTCGACGTGCTCGGCGTGATTCCGGTCTTCCCCGGCGGCGCGAACGGGCTGGGTAACGAACGCGGCGAGGTGTTGCCCGACTGCTACCTGATCGACCCCGACTCGACCGCGGAGGACTTCGCCTACAGCCTCCACTCGGATATCGGCGACGGCTTCCTCTACGCGACTGACTGCCGAACGAACCGACAACTGGGCAAAGACTACGAAGTCGAGCCTCGAGACGTCATCGAAGTCACGACCACGAACTGAGCCGAGGCTGGCTGAGAAGGCGACGTTTCGCGGTGGGTTAGCGACCCCAGGTGAACGAATCGACGGCGGAATCGAGGCAATTCGAGAGCCCGGAGAGCCAGCCGCCGGGAGAAACCCGCCGAAGGATACCTTCGTCGATCTCGATGCGGTCGCCGTCGTAGGGATCGCGGGCGGACCGCTCGTTGCCGTCCCGATTGGCGTTCGCGACGTCGACGGCCGTGGTCATCGAACAGCGGCCGCACGCTTCGCGATCGTTTGACATGGGTGTGAATCGATAGTACGGTTTGACGGCGCTTAAACGCTGGCGTCGGACCGGAACTGACTGCGATCGAAACCACGGCGCCATCCGATGAGCTTTTAGTTGCGACGTGGTATTACACCGCATGGACGGACGCGTCGCATCGACGAAAGTCGCCCGCCGAGGGATCCGATCTCGAGTTTCGCACTCATGAGCCCGGCGAACGATTCGGCTGACTGCCTCGCAAGCGACGATGACTCGGAGACTCCATCGGCTGCCAATCAGCCGTTGCCGCCAGTTCTAGAGGAGGCGCTGCCCGCGCTCGAGGACGGGTATCTGGCGCGGGTCGCTCGGCGGTTAGTCTCCAGTTACGACCTCGAGTCGGCGACAAAAGCGGGCGGGGTCACGTTCGATCTCGGCGGCGAACTCCGCGTCGAGAGCAGCAAACACCTCTTTCACCCGTCGGTAAGCTACGCGAACCACCACATGCGGGAGTACCTCTACGCGGACCGACGGCCGTCGGTGAGCCGCGAGGATCTCGATGAACTGGTCGAACTCGGCCACGAACTCGCGGATCGGCGGGTAGAGCCCAGCAGCGAACACAAGGCGACCGAGTTCACGTTCGTCATCGTCGCGCCGTCGATCCCGGACGACGTTCGGTCGTTCGTTCGCGGATTCAAAGACCGGACGCTCCTGAAGTACGGTCTCCACGGCCACTACGAGATTCACTGTTGTGTCGTGGCACCCGATCGGCAGGCGGTCGTCGCCAGCGACCGCACGGAGATCGACGAGGCGTTCGCCGTCTGGCGATCGTCCGAGAAAAAACGAGGACTGCTCGGTCGATTGCTCGCGTCGCTTTCCTAGTCGTCCGCGCTTTCTGACTGCCCGCCGCCCGGATCGGTCGCGAGGACGTTGTCTCGAGCCGATTGAACGTTCGCGTACCCCATCCGAAGGATCGACACTGCGAGGAGGACCAACACCAGTGCGAGCACGACCCGGGCGCCGCTCGAGATCTGCTGAAGCAGCGTCGCCTCCGCCATCCACGAACTGTTCAACAGTTGGCGCTGAAGGTTCTCCACGATCGCCAGCCAGAGCAGCCCGCTGATCGTGACGACGGCCATGATGGCGACCGGCACACCCGTCGTCAGGAGCT contains the following coding sequences:
- a CDS encoding redox-regulated ATPase YchF, whose translation is MSYRIGLVGKPSVGKSSFFNAATMNDVPEGAYPFTTIDPSVGEAYARVECAAPEFDEECTPNVGYCDHGTRFVPTKLVDVAGLIPGAHEGAGLGNQFLTDLNETDVLVHVVDFSGETDLEGEPTEGHDPRDDIAFLEEELDQWYLGVLEKGIERYASGYTTEDDAIEEELAEQMSAFKTSEDEIKRLIRRVDVGFEPEEWDDDDKLELAREIRQETKPMVIAANKMDTPEAQDNYEEVTTDPEYEHLTIVPCSAHAEKALKSADKADVVDYRPGDDDFEITGDVSGSQEEGLEQIRDFLSEYGATGVQAALETALFDVLGVIPVFPGGANGLGNERGEVLPDCYLIDPDSTAEDFAYSLHSDIGDGFLYATDCRTNRQLGKDYEVEPRDVIEVTTTN